Proteins found in one Fundidesulfovibrio terrae genomic segment:
- a CDS encoding ABC transporter ATP-binding protein: MAHLVFDDVSVSFGGLQALSEVSFDLRDGEILGLIGPNGAGKTTVFNVITGVYRVSAGRAAYDGKPLAGTPPHRILRMGLARTFQNIRLFQNMTALENVMIAQHGRTRAGVFGAVLRLPSQKAEEARIREKSRWALDFMGLLDLEGEEARNLPYGLQRRLEISRALASEPSTILLDEPAAGLNPTESAALMGDIQRIREHGVNVLMVEHDMKVVMGLCTRIVVLEHGEKIAEGTPAEIRSNQRVIEAYLGTSH, translated from the coding sequence ATGGCCCACCTGGTGTTCGACGACGTTTCAGTCAGCTTCGGCGGGCTGCAGGCACTCAGCGAGGTCAGCTTCGACCTTCGCGACGGAGAGATTCTGGGCCTCATCGGCCCCAACGGCGCGGGCAAGACCACGGTCTTCAACGTCATCACCGGCGTCTACCGTGTGAGCGCCGGCCGCGCCGCCTACGACGGCAAGCCGCTGGCGGGCACCCCGCCCCACCGCATTTTGCGCATGGGCTTGGCGCGCACCTTCCAGAACATCCGCCTCTTCCAGAACATGACCGCCCTGGAAAACGTCATGATCGCCCAGCACGGGCGCACCCGCGCGGGCGTGTTCGGCGCGGTGCTGCGCCTGCCCTCCCAGAAGGCCGAGGAGGCCCGCATCCGGGAGAAATCCCGCTGGGCCCTCGATTTCATGGGGCTTCTGGACCTGGAGGGCGAAGAGGCCCGCAACCTGCCCTACGGGTTGCAGCGCCGCCTGGAGATATCGCGCGCCCTGGCCAGCGAGCCGAGCACCATCCTGCTGGACGAGCCCGCCGCCGGGCTGAACCCCACCGAATCAGCGGCGCTCATGGGCGACATCCAGCGCATCCGCGAGCACGGCGTCAACGTGCTCATGGTGGAGCACGACATGAAGGTGGTCATGGGGCTGTGCACGCGCATCGTGGTGCTGGAGCACGGCGAGAAGATAGCCGAGGGTACCCCGGCCGAGATTCGGTCCAACCAGCGGGTCATTGAGGCGTACCTGGGAACGTCCCATTAG
- a CDS encoding branched-chain amino acid ABC transporter substrate-binding protein, with the protein MAKRIIGLLALALTLCAGAVQAAPLKIGVLAPISGSSAADGNDIVKGVKTAVEVVKAEGGIPGFDSIEVDVQDDACDPRQAVAGANKLANSKVAGVVGAYCSSATIPASEVLNEEKITMITPASTNPKVTERGFKYMYRMCGLDSQQAIAAVKFMKDQLKAKSVFILDDKTTYSQGLANYVADEAKKAGLNIVAVEHVNEGDMDYSAVLTKLKDSNADVFYMSLQNSSAGIRMIKQLRQMGIKSAVLSQDAVYHPNFIKEAPEQAQGVFFTFGYADKNAPVYKKFLEKYTALNGEPGAYSAYSFDSAYALMTAIKAAKSTDADKIRAELMKMNLPGASKVIKFQENGDSGSNYVIYKVTGEAFKEYYNPETNKLF; encoded by the coding sequence ATGGCGAAACGGATCATCGGGCTTCTGGCCCTGGCTCTCACCCTGTGCGCCGGCGCGGTCCAGGCCGCCCCGCTCAAGATCGGCGTGCTGGCTCCCATCTCCGGCTCTTCCGCCGCCGACGGCAACGACATCGTCAAAGGCGTGAAGACCGCCGTCGAAGTCGTCAAGGCCGAGGGCGGCATCCCCGGCTTCGACTCCATCGAGGTGGACGTGCAGGATGACGCCTGCGATCCCCGCCAGGCCGTGGCCGGCGCCAACAAGCTGGCCAACTCCAAGGTGGCCGGCGTGGTGGGCGCGTACTGCTCCTCCGCCACCATCCCGGCCTCCGAGGTGCTCAACGAAGAGAAGATCACCATGATCACCCCCGCCTCCACCAACCCCAAGGTGACCGAGCGCGGCTTCAAGTACATGTACCGCATGTGCGGCCTGGACAGCCAGCAGGCCATCGCCGCCGTGAAGTTCATGAAGGACCAGCTCAAGGCCAAGTCCGTCTTCATCCTTGACGACAAGACCACCTACTCCCAGGGCCTGGCCAACTACGTGGCCGACGAGGCCAAGAAGGCCGGCCTGAACATCGTGGCCGTGGAGCACGTCAACGAAGGCGACATGGACTACTCCGCGGTGCTCACCAAGCTCAAGGACTCCAACGCCGACGTGTTCTACATGAGCCTGCAGAACTCCTCCGCCGGCATCCGCATGATCAAGCAGCTGCGCCAGATGGGCATCAAGTCCGCCGTGCTGTCCCAGGACGCCGTGTACCATCCGAACTTCATCAAGGAAGCCCCCGAGCAGGCCCAGGGCGTGTTCTTCACCTTCGGCTACGCGGACAAGAACGCCCCCGTGTACAAGAAGTTCCTTGAGAAATACACCGCCCTGAACGGCGAGCCCGGCGCCTACTCGGCCTACTCCTTCGACTCGGCCTACGCCCTCATGACCGCCATCAAGGCCGCCAAGTCCACCGACGCCGACAAGATCCGCGCCGAACTGATGAAGATGAACCTGCCCGGCGCCTCCAAGGTCATCAAGTTCCAGGAGAACGGCGACTCCGGCTCCAACTACGTGATCTACAAGGTCACCGGCGAAGCCTTCAAGGAGTACTACAACCCCGAGACCAACAAGCTGTTCTAG
- a CDS encoding DMT family protein — translation MFNRTILTTVGLLTFSNVFMTFAWYAHLKNLHSRPWWIAALFSWGIALFEYMLQVPANRIGYGTLTLPQLKIMQEVITLSVFAPFSIWYMNQPLKLDHLWAGLCLVGAVYFIFRS, via the coding sequence ATGTTTAACAGAACCATCCTCACGACCGTCGGCCTGCTCACCTTCTCCAACGTGTTCATGACCTTCGCCTGGTACGCGCACTTAAAAAACCTGCACTCGCGCCCCTGGTGGATCGCTGCCCTGTTCTCCTGGGGCATCGCCCTGTTCGAATACATGCTCCAGGTGCCCGCCAACCGCATCGGCTACGGCACGCTCACCCTCCCCCAGCTCAAGATCATGCAGGAGGTGATCACCCTGTCGGTGTTCGCCCCCTTCTCCATCTGGTACATGAACCAGCCCCTGAAGCTCGACCACCTCTGGGCCGGACTGTGCCTGGTGGGGGCGGTGTACTTCATATTCCGCTCATAG